The following are encoded in a window of Candidatus Jordarchaeales archaeon genomic DNA:
- the cca gene encoding CCA tRNA nucleotidyltransferase, with translation MSRLSEVCQRVLEKITPTREERERVLKLAEEVIRRISREAEALGVEVKPMLVGSMAKDTWIKGDQDVDIFMVFPQKYGFEEIGEIGLKIARRVTGGKGEEQYAEHPYLRTEIDGYTFDLVPCFEVEDATKLRSSVDRTPLHTRYVLSRMDERLKGETRLLKAFMKGVGVYGAELKVGGFSGYLCELLVIAYGSFESVLRAATSWGSREVIDVEKHYDDPERPRKMFNSPLIVIDPVDPKRNAAAAVTQQKLSELKAAAAAFLEEPSEVFFFPPKPKPLTAEELAAKMKERGTSMIFIEFSTPRIPPDNLWGQLTRSIQALHNLLEREDFRVVSKDVWSSDEKTIFIFELESRRIPSVKRHIGPPPASPHQRRFVEKHLGSPRTLSGPRVEGDRWVVEVRRKYTEADALLRDALRNPSHIGLGSYVAEKISESFSIYVDEEILGFYSENRDFQEHLTLKMIGRPRWLMKEEGQR, from the coding sequence TTGAGCAGGCTTAGCGAGGTGTGCCAGCGAGTCCTCGAAAAAATAACGCCTACACGCGAGGAACGGGAGAGAGTGCTCAAGCTAGCCGAGGAAGTAATTCGGAGGATATCCAGGGAGGCTGAGGCTTTAGGAGTCGAGGTGAAGCCCATGCTTGTAGGCTCTATGGCGAAGGACACGTGGATTAAAGGGGACCAGGACGTGGACATATTCATGGTCTTCCCCCAGAAGTACGGCTTCGAGGAAATAGGAGAAATAGGTTTGAAGATCGCGAGGAGGGTCACCGGGGGGAAGGGGGAGGAGCAGTACGCCGAGCACCCCTATTTGAGGACTGAGATTGACGGTTACACGTTTGACCTCGTCCCGTGCTTCGAAGTCGAGGACGCCACAAAACTCCGCTCCTCGGTTGACAGGACACCGCTCCACACGCGCTACGTGCTAAGCCGAATGGACGAGAGACTTAAAGGGGAGACGAGGCTGCTCAAAGCTTTCATGAAGGGGGTGGGCGTCTACGGAGCCGAGCTGAAGGTCGGAGGGTTCTCCGGCTACCTCTGTGAGCTGCTAGTAATAGCTTACGGGTCGTTCGAGTCGGTTCTCAGGGCGGCGACGAGCTGGGGGAGCAGGGAGGTTATAGACGTGGAGAAGCACTACGATGACCCCGAGAGGCCGCGCAAGATGTTCAACTCCCCCCTCATAGTCATAGACCCCGTTGACCCGAAAAGGAATGCAGCTGCAGCAGTTACACAGCAGAAGCTCAGCGAACTCAAGGCGGCCGCCGCAGCCTTTCTAGAGGAGCCGAGCGAGGTATTCTTCTTCCCCCCGAAGCCGAAGCCGCTGACCGCTGAGGAGCTCGCTGCCAAGATGAAGGAAAGGGGGACATCGATGATCTTCATCGAGTTCAGTACGCCGAGGATTCCGCCGGACAACCTTTGGGGGCAGCTCACCCGTTCAATCCAAGCCTTGCATAACCTCTTGGAGAGAGAGGACTTCAGGGTGGTCTCGAAAGACGTGTGGTCGAGTGACGAGAAGACCATTTTCATCTTCGAGCTTGAGTCAAGGAGAATCCCCTCAGTCAAGAGGCACATCGGCCCCCCGCCAGCTTCCCCACACCAGAGGCGCTTCGTGGAAAAACACTTGGGCTCACCTCGGACTCTTTCGGGGCCCAGAGTGGAGGGGGACAGGTGGGTTGTTGAGGTGAGGAGAAAGTACACTGAAGCCGACGCGCTGCTAAGGGACGCGCTCAGGAACCCATCACACATAGGGCTGGGGAGCTACGTGGCAGAAAAGATTTCCGAGTCGTTCTCGATCTACGTTGACGAGGAAATACTCGGCTTTTACTCGGAGAACAGGGATTTCCAAGAGCACCTCACACTGAAAATGATAGGTAGACCGAGGTGGTTGATGAAGGAGGAGGGCCAGCGCTAG